The DNA region CACCATGCTGGCGGAGGAGAACCGCATCAGCCTGCGGCTGATCGCCCCCTCGCGCGGCACCATCGTCGACCGTTTCGGCGTGCCGCTGGCGGTCAATCAGCAGAATTACCGCGTCGTCGTCGTGTCGGAACGGACCCACAACATCCAGGAGACGCTCGACAAGATCTCCCGCATCGTGCCGCTGACCGATGGCGACCGCCGCCGGGTCCTGCGCGAGCTGCACCGCAAGCGCCGTTTCGTGCCCGTCACGGTGCGGGAGAATCTGAGCTGGGAGCAGGTGGCGACGCTGGAGACCAACACCCCCGACCTGCCCGGCGTGGCGATCGAGGTCGGCGAGCTGCGCTACTACCCGCAAGCGGACGCCACCGCCCATATCCTGGGCTATGTCGGCGCCGTGTCGGAGTCGGAGCTGAGCGGCAACAGCGATCCGGTGCTGTCGCTGCCCGGCTTCCGCATCGGCAAGGCCGGCATCGAGAAGTTTCACGAGAAGGTTCTGCGCGGCACCGCCGGCACCAGCCAGTTGGAGGTCAACGCCGTCGGCCGCGTCATCCGCGAGCTGTCGCGCGACGAGGGGCAGCCGGGCCGTGAAATCCAGCTGACCATGGACATGGCGCTTCAGCGCTTCGTGCAGGAGCGGCTGTCGCAGGAGACCAGCGCCTCGGCCGTGGTGATGGATGTCCACACCGGCGGCATCTACGCGCTGTGCTCCCACCCCAGCTACGACCCCAACCAGTTCACCATGGGCATCAGCGCCGAGTTGTGGGAGGAGCTGCTGTCCAACCCGGCGACGCCACTGAACAACAAGGCGGTGGTCGGCCAATATCCGCCCGGCTCCACCTTCAAGATCGCGGCGGCGCTGGCCGCTCTGGAATCCGGCATCGTCAGCAACCGCCACACCGTGTTCTGTCCCGGCTATCTTGAACTGGGCGACCACCGCTTCCACTGCTGGAAGCGCGGCGGTCACGGCACGGTCGATTTCGTCGGCGCGCTGCGCCATTCCTGCGACGTGTTCTTCTATGACGTGTCGCGCCGCATCGGCATCGACCGCATCGCCGAGATGTCGAACCGGCTGGGTCTGGGCAGCCGCACCGGCATCGACCTGCCGCATGAGCGCGCCGGCCTGATCCCCTCCATCGCCTGGAAAAAGGCGACGCTGGGCAAGGGCTGGGACATGGGCGAGACGCTGGTCGCCTCCATCGGCCAGGGCTATGTGCTGACGACGCCGCTGCAACTGGCGGTCATGACCTGCCGGGTCGCCAATGGCGGCTACGCGGTCAAGCCGCACCTGACCAAGCAGATCAAGGCGGTCAGCGGCGAACAGACCGCCTGGCCCGGCATCGGCGTGAAAAAGGAGAATCTCGACATCGTGCTGCGCGGCATGACCGAGGTGGTGAACGCCCCCAACGGCACCGCCTACAAGTCGCGCATCACCGAGGTCGGCTATGAGATGGCCGGCAAGACCGGGTCGGCCCAGGTCCGGCGCATCACCATGGCCCAGCGCGCCGCCGGCCTGAAGAAGCAGGACGAGATCCCCTGGCGCGAGCGCGACCATGCCCTGTTCGTCGCCTTCGCCCCGATCCAGGCGCCGCGCTATGCCT from Azospirillum sp. B510 includes:
- the mrdA gene encoding penicillin-binding protein 2, coding for MSSIDRDTDRSRLLARRALVLGGIKLAGLSALVGRLYYLQVVESARYTMLAEENRISLRLIAPSRGTIVDRFGVPLAVNQQNYRVVVVSERTHNIQETLDKISRIVPLTDGDRRRVLRELHRKRRFVPVTVRENLSWEQVATLETNTPDLPGVAIEVGELRYYPQADATAHILGYVGAVSESELSGNSDPVLSLPGFRIGKAGIEKFHEKVLRGTAGTSQLEVNAVGRVIRELSRDEGQPGREIQLTMDMALQRFVQERLSQETSASAVVMDVHTGGIYALCSHPSYDPNQFTMGISAELWEELLSNPATPLNNKAVVGQYPPGSTFKIAAALAALESGIVSNRHTVFCPGYLELGDHRFHCWKRGGHGTVDFVGALRHSCDVFFYDVSRRIGIDRIAEMSNRLGLGSRTGIDLPHERAGLIPSIAWKKATLGKGWDMGETLVASIGQGYVLTTPLQLAVMTCRVANGGYAVKPHLTKQIKAVSGEQTAWPGIGVKKENLDIVLRGMTEVVNAPNGTAYKSRITEVGYEMAGKTGSAQVRRITMAQRAAGLKKQDEIPWRERDHALFVAFAPIQAPRYACAVFVEHGGGGSTAAAPIARDILLETQKRDPGRAAVAETPPPPDAGEPRG